CGAAGCAACATGagcgaattatttattaaaattggacgacgagatgcaaatattttattaagcagaaaaacgagaaaatattaaatgagtatttagcctttttggaaaactcaagatgaagataagaaagaagaagcaacagcttagataagaagaagatagaaaaagaataagaagaacagagataagaataagagaaaatataacaagaagataaaaataagaaaacaaataaaaacaaatacaaaacaagtcattaaaataaatataataacacttcaaattataaacatatacaaaggggtgcttttatctatatcctagtgaatacaaactagttgattatttcattatacattacttccgcacttacttaaattacatcataacattctaaaaacactattttacaacatacaatacttcatcttttagtggtttgattcaacacttcaaaacaaacacacaaatcactttggacttacataatctaaaataatttaggttcaaaccaaagcagaccCCTTACAATTGGTAGCATCGGATAGTTACGATTACAGAACAAAGGATATAACAATATGGATTCATCAAGACCAAATGGAATTAATTCGAACATCAGCCCACCAAAGGCGGATTTCAATGGTTCGGGAAGAAACATGGCAGCCAGAGCGAACATTTTGATTCATGAGATGGATGAATATTTCGAAGCCGCAGAATTGACAAACAAAGTTAAAATGAAGTACATCTTTTCCAGAGCTTTGAGCGGTgttgcaaaaaaatggtacGATCAACATATCAGATTAGACGAAGAATACGGGGAGAAAGAGTATGAGCAAATTAAGAAGACATTTTTGGAACATTTTGCACCAGACaatgcttttcaaaaggAAAGTTCAAAGGACAAGTTTTTCAAACTCACCCAAACAAGAGAGGTTCAATCATTTGCAGACGCTTTATTGACGATTGCTATGGAGATTCCTAGTTATTCAACCAACAACGAACTCCTTATAGATAAATTCATCAGTGGACTTAATCCAAAGGTCAGACATCACATGCACGCAGTTCCAGATGGGTCACATTTcgaaaaatatttagacGCAGCAAGGGAAGCAgagaaatttttgaaatcagaTCCTGTTTACCTGGCAGAGTTGAGTGCCATGCAAGGAAACAATAAGAGACGTAGAGGCAATTATGGAAACAACAATCAATACCATAATCAAGGAACAAGTAGAAATGGATACACCAACAATGACAATAGTGGAAGatacaataataattaCCAGGCAAACCAACGTGGATATTTTGGAAGAGGATCTTACAGAGGCCGCGGCTATGGTAGACGCGGGTACGGTGGACCAAGAAGAGGCCAGAGTTACAGAGGCAATTATCATCAGAATGGTCAGCGCAACTTTTCATACTATGGTTCACCACCACCTCAAACGGGTACGAATCAACAGGGCTATGCCCAGGGGCACTTGCAGCGTATAGAAGCACAAGATGCACTAACAGATAACTCAGAAGACGTTGATATGGAACAAGAGAATAATTTAAATGCGGAGAGTCAATAGAAGCCGACCTATCTATTGATACACAAAGCGGTCAGAACGAAACAGAAGTGAAAATGcgtaatataaaaaattttaagaaaaaggaaaatataaaaacgaaaaaacaattggaaaatagaaaagaacaaaaagacTTGAATTTGAACTCTTCGTACtcacaaaaaattacaaaaacgcaaaaaaatactgaaaatttaaaaaatcaaaaaaatactgaaaacttaaaaaactcaaaaaataaagaaaattctaatgttcaagaaaaaatagaggaAATACCTCATAGCGATCTAGATGATGCTCATGCCCTAGCGCTTAATATGATAGATCAAGATGCCTCGGTTTCCGTTAGAACACTCGAGAATAATGTATCTGATCACAATACAGAAAGTGaagaatttgttgaaacccttaaagaaaattttgaaaaattaaagttaGAAAACCCTGATTTAGACGAAAGTTTTTTAAATGAAATTGTGTATAAGAATTACGGCCAGGACTTAAACTTAAACTACGTGGAAGCACCGCAAATTGCTGAAGCAGCTAAGGTAATTGCAATCTTAAAAGGGGCTTACCACATGCCAGTGGTCATCGACTCAGGGGCTACATCGAATTTCATTTCGAGGCAGATCGTAAAAGATTTAAATTTAGAATCAGAAATAAGGAGATGCGAACCTTTACAAGTTAATGCAGTCGGTCATAAAATGGTGACTTCACACTTCATCGTTTTGGATTGGACATTCCTTTTCCAGACTGAGATTAATGCAACGGTCGCGTTCTTCATAATTGACATTCCTACAAGAGATGTCTTCTTAGGTTTACCGTTTATTCAAAGGTACCAAGAATTTATTAATTGGAAACTTATCGGGAAGAGCAAGCCTTACCAGAAAACTGattataatataaaatgtAATTGTCTTGACATAGCCGATTATTTAAAAGAACTTCGCAATCCAGAGCAAGTTCCCGGCATGCTATATATACAAACTCTTACCCCAGAAAATACTCAAATACGCACAGAAACAGAGGTTAGTGGAGTGGCACacttaaaagaaaaattaattaaagAATACTCTGACGTGCTTACGAATGACCCTCCAAGTACACTACCTccgaaaagaaatttagtTCATCGTATTATCCTTCAAAGACCTAACGATACTACTTTTAGAAGGCAATATAAATTAAGTCACGCAGAACAGATCGAATTGACCAAACAAGTTAACGATCTTATGAAACGCAATTGGATTCGGCCAAGTGCTAGTCCATTCAACAGCCCAGTATTATttgtaaaaaagaaagatggttCACTTCGAATGTGTGTCGACTATAGGGCTTTAAATAATCTTACTATTAAGGATAAATTTCCTATTcctgatattgaaaagcttACTAGCGATCtcggaaaagcaaaagtttACTCTAAATTAGATTTAATGTCAGGATATTACCAAGTTAGAATAGAGGAGACTGATATCGACAAAACAGCTTTCAGTACCGAAAACGGTCACTACGAATGGATGGTTATGCCATTCGGGCTAACGAATGCTCCTTCAACATTTCAACGACTGatgaataatattttagcACCTTACTTATCGAAATTCGTGAAAGTTTACATCGACGATATATTGATTTACTCTGAACATACGGCAGATCATTTCGACCATGTCCGAACCGTGCTTCAAACGCTACGGGAAAATAAGTTAATAGCAAAGCTCAGTAAGTGtgcattcttctttaagAAATTAAGGTTTTTAGGCTTTGTAATTACACCTGAAGGTGTCGAGACTGatccagataaaataaaagttatTAAAGAATGGCCTACGCCAACCAGCATTAAAGAAGCACAATCTTTTCTCGGATTGACTGGTTTTTACCGAAGATTTATTCAACGATATTCATTAACTGCTAAGCCGATTTTAGATTATATTGCAAAACGTTGTGAGTGGACTTCCCTCCAAGATACAGCATTTAAAGACCTTAAAAATAAGTTCCTGTCAGCACCACTTCTTGTACATCCAATATGGGATCCGGGTTATACCTTTCGTATTCATACGGACGCGTGTGGTTATGCGGTTGGTTACGTTCTCGAACAACTCGATCCTTACGGGAAAGTTATAGGAGTTATTGCTTATggttcaaagaaattattaCCAGCTCAGCTTAGATATTCTATTTACGAACGAGAGTTCTTGGCAGTGATTGAGGCTTTAAAAACATGGCGTTATTACTTAATGAATCGCAAATTTATTATAAAAACGGATCACAAAAGTCTCATACATTTAAAGAATCAAAATCTCATTGACACTCAAAGAGTCGCCAAATGGATTGACTTTTTGTCCCAATACGACTTTGAGGTTGAATATATTAAGGGACATGATAATTCAGCAGCAGACGCACTATCGCGTTATCCGGAATTAAAATTATTAGAACCAGCTGCCGGTTTAGAGTTAGCCGCCGCAGCAGTCTTAGATGCCTTAGCGCTCGAAGACATAGATAAAAAACGGTCCGCCACATTTCTACATTCTATTATTACTTCTACTCTTGAAGACAATGCAATTGCAGATATTACCGATTCAGGCGCAATGATTGCAACATTGACGTCTGCTGACGAGTCCTCTGGATCCGTTCAGTCTATTTTAAAGTGGAATGATGACCTTAAAcaacaaattataaaagCGTATAAATATGATAAAGACCTAAGCAGAGTCTATGAGCTGTTGAAGAATGGGGCGAAGCTGAAACCGTCTACGCAGGACCTTCGTCATTATGCTCAGCACTTCAGATATCATAACGAATTACTATATTACACTACTTTTTTGGGTAGCGAGTATTCTAGATTAGCTATTCCATACGataaaaagattaaagatTTACTTGTGAGGCAATGTCACGACTCCATTACTGCAGGACATTTTGGATATTTCAAGACTTTCGAGCTAGCTCATAAAATGTTTTATTGGCCTAAAATGTTAAACTATATTAAGTCGTTCTGTAAGTCATGCAGCGTTTGTCAACGAAATAAGACCTCTACTCAAGCTGTCCAAGGACTATTTTCACCATTACCTATACCGGAAGGTCGATGGACCGATGTCTCTATGGATTTTGTTACTGCTGTTCCGAAAACTATTCGAGACCATGATATGATTCTGGTTATCATTGACAGATTTACTAAAATGGCACATTTTATTGCCACAGATAAAACTCTAGACGCACCACGTTGTGCACAGTTATTTTTGGCCGAATGCTTTAAGCTTCATGGCATCCCACACCGTTTAGTGTCGGATAAAGATATTAGATTTATGAATAAGTTTTGGTATACATTTAATAGTATGGTAGGTACCTCCCTACTCATGTCTACGACAAACCATCCGCAGACAGATGGCCAAACTGAACGTGTCAATCGCgttttaaaccaattaattCGCACATATTGCGCTAATGACTTGACAAGCTGGGACACTATGCTTCCTATGCTAGAATTTGcttataataatagtatACAAAAATCATCAGGCATGACTCCGTTTGAGCTCAGCCAAGGTTATAGACCTACTTCACCTACTTTTATATCAGGCGCCAGAGTTGATAGCTCTAGGTATAGTCCTAATGCTGAAGAATATGTCAAACGCATGAAACTCGTTATGCAACAAGCCCAAGATAATTTAGTTTTAGCTCAACATCATCAGGAATTACAACATAATAAGAAAGTTCGCACTCATGATTTTAAAGTTGGAGATCTCATACTTCTAAACAAGGATTGCTTCAACCggaaatataaatatcaCAAAGTTTTACCAGTTTTCATCGGACCTTACAGAATCATTAAACAACAAGGTGATAACGCATTTGAAATCGATTTCCCAGAAACCGTACATACAAAACGTGTTTTCAATGTCCGTTGGTTCCGTCACTTCCTTCAACAGAATGCCGCATTCCCTCGCGTTCCTCCTCGCACAGACCTCGAAATTTTACAACGATTGAGTGAAGTTACAGCTATTGCCGCTTATGATCGCGAACATCAAACTTATGACGTCCATTGGAAAGATTGTGATCCCGAACATAGTACTTCAATTCCAACATCTTACCTTAACAAAATGCCATCCCAACTTCGTTCCACATTGATGACCAACTTAGGACACTTAATCCGTTTACAACAATACGAAGATCATTCAAAGGATGAATTTGGCACACCACCGGAGGGTTACACAGTCGATTAATGCGACCTACaacattttgaattttgttttaagAGTGGTAACGATCGAGGACGATCTTTTTGCAAAGCGCGGTATTGTGAGGGAtcgaacaaggaaaagtcacgtgttatccaaatggtTACGTAATATTATGAGCGAAGCAACATGagcgaattatttattaaaattggacgacgagatgcaaatattttattaagcagaaaaacgagaaaatattaaatgagtatttagcctttttggaaaactcaagatgaagataagaaagaagaagcaacagcttagataagaagaagatagaaaaagaataagaagaacagagataagaataagagaaaatataacaagaagataaaaataagaaaacaaataaaaacaaatacaaaacaagtcattaaaataaatataataacacttcaaattataaacatatacaaaggggtgcttttatctatatcctagtgaatacaaactagttgattatttcattatacattacttccgcacttacttaaattacatcataacattctaaaaacactattttacaacatacaatacttcatcttttagtggtttgattcaacacttcaaaacaaacacacaaatcactttggacttacataatctaaaataatttaggttcaaaccaaagcagaccCCTTACACTGGTGCGAATTGCCCATGTAGCGTAATTGGTTAGCGCGTTTGACTTCTAATCAAGAGATTCTGGGTTCGAGTCCCAGCTTGGGTGCAGGcaatttcatatttttttaaattttttgtatACTGAATGCCCAAGGGTGGCACGTGCACTACCAGGTAAGGAAAAAAGCCATCTCGCCTGATAACAGCAGTCCGAGATTCCTGTCTTGGCAAATACAAGCATTTTTGGGATATGGTCTTATGACAGTAACATGAACCTTCTTTCgtgtttttatttttcacattttgcCCTTCATTTTGGCCCTGCTTTAAAATCGATCgatacctttttttttctttacttctttgaaaaaataaaggggTGCTAGATGATGCAAAGAATGGCAAACTCCTTTTCTCCCGGGGTTGGCGTGATTTGCGAAGTAGACAACAGAGAACATCAAATTGACACTAATGGGATTAACAAATTCAGCTTGGGACTCCACGATTCATTACATGAATACAAATCAGAACAAATAGATGCGCATGCTATGTCTTTTTCGGAAGTAGAAAAGAGCAAGTTGAATGTGGAATCTGACAATGGTAAGAATTTACTGAGAAGTGAATCGATTGAAGATTATATTCCAGataaaggaagaagaggcaAACAACGAAAGCCTAGAATTGCACCCTCGGTGCAAACAACTAAGAATGTTTTGGTTTGCACATCATCATGTCCTTCTTGTTTGTTGAAGCCAATAACTAGGTCGTATCAACAGAATAACAGACCGTTAGTCAGAAATGAAATTCCAAAGAGGTTTCTTCATCCAGGAATAGAGATGCTTCGTATAACACACAGGAAGAAAGTCAAGAGAATGCTTAGATTGGATATTGATACGAACCGTCTATACTGGAACACTAAATCAACGTCTTTCCTTGAGATCGAAAAGATCAAATATATCAGACTGGGCGATAATGCTAGAAATTACAGGGAAGAATTTGGTGTTGCGCCGAAGTTTAAAGATTTGTGGATAACTATAATATACCACAATTActcaaaatcaaataatatCAAGGCGTTGCATGTTATTGCATTGAACAAAACGGACTATAACACATTTCTCTACACACTGAACAATATGGTCTATTTTATGCGGCAACTACAATCTGGACTTTGTAGTTCGGTAAACAGTGATAGCTTTATTCAGTATCATTGGAATAACACGGTCGCCAATGATGGGAAACTTACATTTAAAAGTGCTCTGAAATTAGCCTTGAAACTACACATTTATATAAGCAAGGAATCTTTGTCAAGACAGTTTAGATACGAGGATAAAGAGGCAAAGGGATTTCTTAACTTTCTGCAATACAAATCGTTTATTAGGAAACTTGGTCATCGCTCTGAATTCAAAGCAATATTTGAACGCTATTGTGATGGAAACGTGAAAGATTTAATGAACAAGAAAGATTTTAAGAAATTCTTGTGCGAAGAGCAGAAGGAGAGAATTTGTGACGAATGTGCGTTGGACCATATTTTCAATGAGTTTTCCTCTAATGGTCAAACTCTAaattttgatgaatttaCATCTTTTTTAATGAGTCTATACACGAATGGCATTAGAAATCTTGTGGAGGATTACACGAAACCATTGAACGAgtatttcatttcatcatcacaCAATACATATCTTTTGGGAAGACAATTCAATGGCATTTCATCTATTGAAGGCTATATTCGAGCACTTCAAAGAGGATGCAGGTGTATTGAAATCGATGTTTGGGATGGAGATAATGGCCCGATCGTTACACACGGAATGACATTTACCGGGTCGATTGATTTCAAATCGGTTGTGGAAACGGTGAGAAAATATGCTTTTATAACTTCACCCTTTCCTGTTATTATTTCACTTGAGGTTCGCTGCtctgaagaaaatcaaatgaAATGCGTAAACATTCTTAAAGAAGTGCTTGGATCAACACTTCTACATGGAAGACTTGACAACAACCAAACAACGCTTCCTTCTCCTCTCGAGTTAAAACATAGGATTCTTCTTAAGGttaaaaaatcaagaatgAGTTCTATCCCAACTTCATATATTGATAATTCCATGTACGGCTCACAATCAACGACCACATCATCGTTCAGTGAAGACTCTACATTTACATATCCGTTGGTAAGCTCGAGTACGAATCCTACGTCAGGACAACTTTCATCTGGCTCTCTATCATCTAGCTCATCCAACACTACACAGGTTATAATGACGAAAATAATGCCAAGAGCTAAGAGATCAGTACCAATAATTACTGAATTGAGTTCTATGGCATTCTACACTGTTGGTTTAAAATTCCGAAACTTCTCTCTTCCGGAATCGAAGACTTTTAATCATTGCTTTTCATTTAGTGACCGCACAGTGTCCAAGATGCTTAAAGAGATTACGAAATTTAATGCCATAATGAAACATAATAGAAACTACTTAATGAGGATCTACCCATCCGTTTATAGATTCAAGTCGGATAACTTCAATCCGTTAGCATTTTGGTCACTAGGCTGTCAAATAGCGGCCACAAATTGGCAGGTTTACGATGCGGGTCAGCAGATTAATGAGGCATTGTTTAATGTTGGTACATGTTCTGGGTATATCCTGAAGCCCAAATCACTGAGAATGCATAAGGATAAATTTCGGAAGACAAAGGACTTTCAGAATGTTATGagatttgataaattgaATTTCATAGAGTTGAATATCATTTCTGCTCAACAGCTTCCTAAATCTAAAgatatgaaaatgaaaactttTGATCCATACATTGAGGTTGAGCTGTATAGCGGTAAAGTTCTTGACGCCGAGTATGAGATGGGATCAACAAATATGATTAAAATGGGGGAATCtttaattaaaattaatcCCGACAGCATGGCCAATCATGGATCAGAATTTGATTCTCAGAAACTAATCAACTTGGGCTCCCCTTCTCTTGTCTTCAGGACCTCATCAGTTTTACAAAATGGATTTAATCCTATCTGGAATGAGAAGCTTAAGTGCAAGTTTTGCgcaaataaagaagatatgGTGTTCTTGAGATTCCTCGTGAAATGTAATACACCAGATAAAAGTGATGTGCTTCTTGGAATTTACTGTTGTCGGCTGAGCTATCTTAAGCAAGGATACAGACATCTTCCTATATATGATCTTCAGGGTGAAGAATACATTTATTCCTCTTTATTCT
The sequence above is a segment of the Brettanomyces bruxellensis chromosome 6, complete sequence genome. Coding sequences within it:
- a CDS encoding uncharacterized protein (BUSCO:EOG09260GIX), encoding MANSFSPGVGVICEVDNREHQIDTNGINKFSLGLHDSLHEYKSEQIDAHAMSFSEVEKSKLNVESDNGKNLLRSESIEDYIPDKGRRGKQRKPRIAPSVQTTKNVLVCTSSCPSCLLKPITRSYQQNNRPLVRNEIPKRFLHPGIEMLRITHRKKVKRMLRLDIDTNRLYWNTKSTSFLEIEKIKYIRLGDNARNYREEFGVAPKFKDLWITIIYHNYSKSNNIKALHVIALNKTDYNTFLYTLNNMVYFMRQLQSGLCSSVNSDSFIQYHWNNTVANDGKLTFKSALKLALKLHIYISKESLSRQFRYEDKEAKGFLNFLQYKSFIRKLGHRSEFKAIFERYCDGNVKDLMNKKDFKKFLCEEQKERICDECALDHIFNEFSSNGQTLNFDEFTSFLMSLYTNGIRNLVEDYTKPLNEYFISSSHNTYLLGRQFNGISSIEGYIRALQRGCRCIEIDVWDGDNGPIVTHGMTFTGSIDFKSVVETVRKYAFITSPFPVIISLEVRCSEENQMKCVNILKEVLGSTLLHGRLDNNQTTLPSPLELKHRILLKVKKSRMSSIPTSYIDNSMYGSQSTTTSSFSEDSTFTYPLVSSSTNPTSGQLSSGSLSSSSSNTTQVIMTKIMPRAKRSVPIITELSSMAFYTVGLKFRNFSLPESKTFNHCFSFSDRTVSKMLKEITKFNAIMKHNRNYLMRIYPSVYRFKSDNFNPLAFWSLGCQIAATNWQVYDAGQQINEALFNVGTCSGYILKPKSLRMHKDKFRKTKDFQNVMRFDKLNFIELNIISAQQLPKSKDMKMKTFDPYIEVELYSGKVLDAEYEMGSTNMIKMGESLIKINPDSMANHGSEFDSQKLINLGSPSLVFRTSSVLQNGFNPIWNEKLKCKFCANKEDMVFLRFLVKCNTPDKSDVLLGIYCCRLSYLKQGYRHLPIYDLQGEEYIYSSLFFHVNYGECE